In the uncultured Methanobacterium sp. genome, one interval contains:
- a CDS encoding amidohydrolase codes for MTHTDFYRAIDGLASDLAPSQIEMFLWLHQHPELAYQEFETSQYIRKHLETLPGLEIHSIANTGVKAVLRGGKTGPTVAIRADIDALPIQEETGLEYASRVKTEYNGQETSVAHACGHDASTAAAIGTATVLSQLQSELPGNVVFLFQPAEEGAPTGVDGGAMSMVEEGALQDPEVQAIFGFHANSTCYPGQVMVREGPTHASQDSIFIRIWGEQAHGSQPWSGKDPIVAGASLINSLQTLISREVDLQKGAAVITVGYFWGGIKVNIIPEGAEMGLTVRSLDKDNREILIKRIKELAEMKAEMHGCQAEVIYGQHYPMNINNLKLYQAMLPTVERVARAKNVLYYLASTKSEDFSHFSREVPGLYMYYGVAPCNCPLSEAKPTHHPGFMVDEKALKFTTRLECNLIYDSLKMLK; via the coding sequence ATGACTCATACCGATTTTTACAGGGCTATAGATGGACTGGCCAGTGACCTGGCACCTTCACAAATTGAAATGTTTTTGTGGTTACACCAACATCCTGAACTGGCTTACCAGGAATTTGAAACCAGCCAATACATCCGAAAACACCTGGAAACGCTCCCAGGATTGGAAATTCATTCCATTGCCAATACCGGGGTAAAAGCAGTTCTTCGTGGGGGAAAAACAGGTCCTACTGTGGCTATAAGGGCGGATATTGATGCCCTCCCTATACAGGAAGAAACTGGCCTTGAATATGCATCACGCGTAAAAACTGAGTATAATGGTCAGGAAACGAGTGTGGCCCATGCCTGTGGGCATGATGCCAGCACTGCGGCGGCCATAGGTACCGCCACAGTTTTAAGTCAGCTTCAATCTGAATTACCTGGAAATGTGGTTTTTTTATTTCAACCAGCCGAAGAAGGTGCTCCCACGGGGGTTGATGGTGGGGCTATGAGTATGGTGGAGGAAGGTGCCCTGCAGGATCCAGAGGTCCAGGCCATTTTCGGTTTCCATGCCAACAGTACCTGTTACCCGGGTCAGGTTATGGTCCGGGAAGGACCCACCCACGCCAGTCAGGACAGTATATTCATACGTATATGGGGGGAACAGGCCCACGGATCCCAGCCGTGGAGTGGTAAAGACCCTATTGTTGCTGGAGCATCCCTTATAAATTCCCTGCAGACTCTTATCAGCAGGGAAGTGGATCTGCAGAAGGGGGCAGCAGTTATCACTGTGGGATACTTCTGGGGAGGGATCAAAGTAAACATCATTCCAGAAGGGGCTGAAATGGGGTTAACTGTCCGGTCACTGGATAAAGATAACAGAGAAATTCTTATAAAACGCATTAAAGAGTTAGCGGAGATGAAAGCAGAAATGCACGGTTGCCAGGCTGAAGTGATATACGGCCAGCATTATCCCATGAACATCAACAATCTCAAACTGTACCAGGCTATGTTGCCAACGGTGGAAAGGGTGGCACGGGCAAAAAACGTTCTTTATTACCTTGCATCAACAAAATCCGAAGATTTTTCTCATTTTTCGCGTGAAGTTCCTGGTTTATACATGTATTATGGGGTTGCTCCCTGTAACTGCCCCCTTTCTGAAGCTAAACCCACTCACCATCCAGGGTTTATGGTGGATGAGAAGGCCCTGAAGTTTACCACACGTTTGGAGTGTAATTTAATCTACGATAGTTTGAAAATGTTAAAATAA
- a CDS encoding carbonic anhydrase yields the protein MLDEVLKANEEFVGNFEPEKMSHMPQKKLAIVTCMDTRLTNFLEPAMGIERGDAKIIKNAGNAAVDRDVVRSVAAAIYALGAEEIMVVGHYECGMANVNPEALEATMKSRGVDEEALNEVDLADWIGSIDDEEENVRVVVEKIKESPFIPEDVPIHGLIIDLYDGKLKVLVEG from the coding sequence ATGCTTGATGAAGTGTTAAAGGCTAATGAAGAGTTTGTTGGAAATTTTGAACCAGAAAAAATGAGTCATATGCCCCAGAAAAAACTGGCCATAGTAACCTGTATGGACACCCGGCTAACTAACTTTTTAGAACCCGCTATGGGGATTGAAAGGGGAGATGCCAAGATAATTAAAAATGCTGGAAATGCCGCTGTTGATCGGGACGTTGTAAGATCAGTTGCTGCAGCAATATATGCTCTTGGAGCTGAGGAAATCATGGTAGTAGGACATTACGAGTGCGGAATGGCTAATGTTAACCCTGAAGCCCTGGAAGCAACTATGAAATCTAGGGGTGTGGATGAGGAAGCATTAAATGAAGTTGATCTCGCCGATTGGATAGGGTCAATTGATGATGAAGAGGAAAATGTCAGGGTAGTGGTTGAAAAAATCAAGGAGTCCCCATTTATTCCAGAGGATGTTCCAATTCATGGCCTTATAATCGACCTCTATGATGGTAAATTGAAGGTTCTGGTTGAAGGATAA
- a CDS encoding formate--phosphoribosylaminoimidazolecarboxamide ligase: MSKINRQEILDVLDGYDKEDITIATLGSHSSLHMFQGAKAEGFRTAVVCEKGREVPYKRFNVADEFIMVDQFSDIVNEDVQQELRDMNSIVFPHGSFVAYAGLDNIETIFNVPMFGNRDILRWEAERDLERKLMTESGVRIPKKISNPSKIEGTVMVKFPGARGGRGYFVANSTEEFDQKIEAMLERKWIEEKDIKNAHMEEYVLGCNYCIHYFFSGLKDEVELLGIDSRYESTIDGLVRVPARDQLDIGANASYVVTGNHPVVLRESLLPQAFDIGDKITEGAKELVPPGFNGPFCMQTLVNDDLEIVVFEMSARSDGGTNTFMNGSAYSYLYYGEPLSMGRRMALEIKNGISENRLEEIIT, encoded by the coding sequence ATGAGTAAAATAAACCGGCAGGAAATTCTGGATGTTTTGGATGGGTATGATAAGGAAGACATAACTATTGCGACCTTAGGGAGTCATTCATCCTTGCATATGTTTCAGGGAGCAAAAGCAGAAGGATTCAGGACGGCAGTAGTTTGTGAAAAAGGACGGGAAGTTCCCTACAAAAGATTTAATGTTGCTGATGAATTCATAATGGTTGACCAATTTAGTGACATAGTAAATGAGGATGTCCAGCAGGAATTAAGGGATATGAACAGCATAGTATTCCCACATGGATCCTTCGTAGCCTATGCCGGACTGGATAATATTGAAACTATTTTTAATGTCCCCATGTTTGGAAACAGGGACATTCTGAGATGGGAAGCGGAAAGGGATCTGGAAAGAAAACTGATGACCGAATCAGGGGTTAGGATTCCTAAAAAAATAAGCAATCCCAGTAAAATTGAAGGAACTGTAATGGTTAAGTTCCCAGGAGCCAGAGGAGGAAGAGGATACTTCGTTGCCAACTCAACTGAAGAATTTGACCAGAAGATTGAGGCAATGCTGGAAAGAAAATGGATTGAAGAAAAGGATATAAAAAATGCACACATGGAAGAATATGTATTAGGGTGTAACTATTGTATTCATTACTTCTTCTCAGGATTAAAGGATGAAGTAGAGCTTTTAGGAATTGACAGTAGATATGAATCCACCATTGATGGTTTAGTGAGAGTACCTGCGAGAGACCAGCTAGACATCGGAGCAAATGCTTCATATGTTGTAACAGGTAATCACCCTGTGGTTTTAAGAGAATCATTACTTCCACAGGCATTTGACATAGGAGACAAAATCACAGAGGGTGCTAAAGAACTTGTACCTCCAGGATTTAATGGTCCATTCTGCATGCAGACTCTGGTTAACGATGACTTGGAAATAGTAGTATTTGAAATGAGTGCACGGTCAGACGGTGGAACAAACACCTTCATGAACGGATCCGCATACAGTTACCTCTATTACGGAGAACCATTGAGTATGGGCCGCAGAATGGCACTCGAAATCAAAAATGGAATCAGTGAAAATCGTTTAGAAGAGATCATAACCTGA
- a CDS encoding CBS domain-containing protein has product MLTTVQKEILQVLIDLYSKSNYMPIKGENIAAIMNRNPGTIRNQMQSLRSMGIVKGVPGPRGGYKPTLDAYHALNLSAAEEEETVPLFKKDKLVENITVTKIEFTSLPQPGDCEATIKVIGDLKQLALGDKIRVGPSPVNKLVVNGIIVGRDDMDGVLLLDVRDIRSIPHKSVMEIASQDLITLDPNMNIKEAAWILSNNGIDGAPVVEDDSVMGMLTLIDITKAIANEETDLNITNLMSKYIITVKQDVMIAEAIQIMNKNKIGRLIITDEKDKPVGILTKTDILNQIAGLKYLTN; this is encoded by the coding sequence TTGCTCACAACCGTTCAAAAAGAAATATTGCAGGTTTTGATTGATCTGTACAGTAAATCAAATTACATGCCCATTAAAGGAGAAAATATTGCAGCGATTATGAACCGGAACCCCGGTACTATAAGAAATCAAATGCAATCCTTAAGAAGCATGGGAATCGTAAAAGGCGTTCCAGGCCCAAGAGGAGGGTATAAACCAACATTAGATGCATATCATGCTTTAAACCTCAGTGCTGCCGAAGAAGAAGAAACTGTACCTTTGTTTAAAAAAGATAAACTGGTGGAAAATATAACTGTCACCAAGATAGAATTCACCAGCCTTCCGCAACCAGGAGATTGTGAAGCAACCATAAAGGTCATTGGGGATCTTAAACAGCTTGCTCTTGGAGATAAAATAAGAGTGGGACCCAGTCCCGTGAATAAGCTTGTGGTGAATGGTATCATTGTTGGAAGGGACGATATGGATGGTGTTTTGCTCCTGGATGTTAGGGATATACGAAGCATACCCCATAAATCAGTTATGGAAATAGCCAGTCAGGACCTCATAACACTGGACCCCAATATGAACATAAAGGAAGCCGCTTGGATATTGTCCAATAATGGGATAGATGGAGCCCCTGTAGTTGAAGACGACAGCGTTATGGGAATGTTAACCCTTATTGATATTACTAAGGCCATTGCCAACGAAGAAACAGATCTTAACATAACCAATCTGATGTCCAAGTACATAATAACTGTTAAACAAGACGTGATGATAGCTGAAGCCATTCAAATTATGAATAAAAACAAAATTGGGCGCCTTATTATCACCGATGAAAAGGACAAACCCGTTGGAATTCTTACTAAAACCGATATTTTAAACCAGATAGCCGGTTTGAAATATTTGACTAATTAG
- the nrdD gene encoding anaerobic ribonucleoside-triphosphate reductase → MKDARIIAAIPTKAENCVLKNNGIYEKFSHEKILKSCFMAGAPLWAAEKIASQAAGAAYDGVTTKEIKMWVYDSLKRVEPEMADKYLRSNQLRVRTARDTIESFDKSKIEKTLIVETGASPEIADKIATEVWKEVRKLDVEYLTAPMLREMVNTKLVEHGLETLRRKYTRLGIPVYNITNLIQNGSRDNANMIHNPETVHKYVADEALKQYALLHMLPNELADAHLGGDIHIHDLEFFAGRPVNCLQHDLRFFIKHGLKVDGTGDHTSVAGPPNHIETLMNHSGEIMLAAQQNMSGGQSMSLWNVFVAPFAHGLPYEKVKQAVQMFIYNLNMAYAARGSQVPFTSINLEFTVPDFLKEEPAYGPKGRLVGTYGDFEDETRMLQRAFTEVLLDGDSDGKPHLFPNTIYALRKEVLKDEFAEDLKLVHELSSKYGTAYFTNMLPSYRGNMANYMGCRTSLSDNWTGDWDQDCFRTGNLAYITLNLPRIAYQSKDEDEIFEYLDSYMRLSQEALMLRRQQAISCLDDYNLLPFLTQEQNDERYYRVENSTMSFGFVGLNEMLQSFCGNGIEDPDSLKLGLKVIDYMNGRTQELKKETGLRWTILQTPAESTAYRFATLDREKFGAKAVTQGDSEAYYYTNSSHLPVDTGVNLAEKIRIEEQFHSRTLGGHIFHAFMGESHSDPEALMSLTNKIAKKSDIGFWAYSSALSFCIKCKTLMKGLQDNCATCGEQKEVEWYDRITGYVQQVGRSKSASGGWNPGKMKELMDRRRY, encoded by the coding sequence ATGAAGGATGCCCGTATTATTGCTGCAATACCAACCAAGGCGGAAAATTGTGTTTTGAAAAATAATGGGATATATGAAAAATTCAGTCATGAGAAGATATTGAAATCTTGTTTCATGGCCGGCGCTCCATTGTGGGCGGCGGAGAAAATAGCATCTCAGGCTGCTGGAGCAGCTTATGATGGAGTCACCACCAAGGAGATCAAGATGTGGGTATATGATTCCTTGAAGCGGGTAGAACCAGAGATGGCTGACAAGTATCTCAGAAGCAACCAGCTACGGGTTAGAACAGCACGGGACACCATTGAATCCTTTGACAAGTCTAAAATCGAGAAAACCCTGATTGTAGAAACAGGAGCCAGTCCAGAAATCGCGGATAAAATTGCCACTGAGGTATGGAAAGAGGTCAGGAAACTGGATGTGGAATATTTAACCGCCCCTATGCTCAGGGAAATGGTAAACACCAAACTGGTTGAACATGGACTGGAAACCCTCAGACGAAAGTACACCAGGCTGGGTATACCGGTCTACAACATCACCAACCTCATCCAGAATGGAAGCCGGGACAACGCCAACATGATCCACAACCCGGAAACTGTACACAAATACGTGGCTGATGAGGCACTTAAACAGTACGCGTTACTGCACATGCTCCCTAATGAACTGGCTGACGCTCATCTGGGTGGGGATATACACATTCACGACCTGGAATTCTTTGCTGGCAGGCCAGTAAACTGCCTACAGCATGATCTAAGGTTTTTCATAAAACACGGGCTTAAAGTGGATGGTACTGGAGATCACACTTCAGTAGCCGGACCACCAAACCACATAGAAACCCTGATGAACCATTCTGGTGAGATAATGCTGGCAGCACAGCAGAACATGAGTGGTGGCCAGTCTATGAGTCTCTGGAATGTTTTTGTTGCTCCATTTGCCCATGGACTTCCTTACGAGAAGGTTAAACAGGCAGTGCAAATGTTCATCTACAACCTGAATATGGCCTACGCTGCACGGGGTAGTCAGGTTCCATTCACATCCATTAACCTGGAATTCACCGTACCGGACTTCTTAAAAGAAGAACCCGCTTACGGACCTAAAGGGCGTCTGGTGGGAACCTATGGTGACTTTGAAGATGAAACACGAATGCTACAAAGGGCATTTACCGAAGTCCTCCTGGACGGGGATTCGGATGGTAAACCACATCTTTTCCCTAACACCATTTATGCTCTCAGAAAAGAAGTTTTAAAGGATGAATTTGCTGAAGACCTAAAATTGGTCCATGAATTATCCTCCAAGTATGGAACTGCCTACTTCACCAACATGCTACCCAGCTACCGGGGTAACATGGCCAATTACATGGGATGCAGAACATCTCTGTCTGATAACTGGACCGGGGACTGGGATCAGGACTGTTTCCGTACTGGTAACCTGGCTTACATAACACTGAACCTTCCCAGAATAGCATACCAGTCCAAGGATGAAGATGAAATCTTTGAGTACCTGGATTCCTATATGCGACTGTCTCAAGAGGCACTGATGTTACGTCGTCAGCAGGCAATCTCCTGCCTGGATGACTACAACTTGTTACCATTTTTAACCCAGGAGCAGAATGATGAACGCTACTACAGGGTGGAAAACTCCACCATGTCCTTTGGATTCGTGGGATTAAACGAAATGCTACAATCCTTCTGTGGAAATGGAATTGAAGATCCTGATTCCTTAAAATTAGGTCTCAAGGTCATTGATTATATGAATGGACGGACTCAGGAACTTAAAAAAGAAACAGGACTGCGTTGGACCATCCTCCAAACACCTGCAGAGTCCACTGCCTACCGATTTGCAACACTGGATCGGGAGAAATTCGGTGCTAAGGCAGTAACCCAGGGAGATTCTGAGGCTTATTACTACACCAATTCATCCCATTTACCAGTGGACACTGGTGTGAACCTGGCAGAGAAAATACGTATCGAGGAGCAATTCCACAGCCGTACTCTGGGTGGACACATCTTCCATGCTTTCATGGGAGAGTCACACAGTGACCCCGAAGCACTGATGAGTCTCACTAACAAGATAGCCAAAAAATCTGATATAGGTTTCTGGGCATACAGCAGTGCCCTCAGCTTCTGCATAAAATGCAAAACCCTGATGAAAGGATTACAGGATAACTGTGCTACCTGCGGGGAACAAAAAGAAGTAGAATGGTACGACCGTATCACAGGATACGTCCAGCAAGTGGGTCGCTCTAAATCCGCCAGTGGGGGATGGAATCCTGGAAAAATGAAAGAGTTAATGGATAGGAGAAGGTATTAA
- the polC gene encoding DNA polymerase II large subunit — protein MGYFETLEAGTAQAYEVAKKARKKGHDIETEPEIPLAKNLAERVEGLVGPPGVAARIKSMEENMSREEVSFQVAKEIVTSDEVLKADVGNKDQYKLKEEAADQALRTALSIITEGVVAAPLEGIARVAIKRNFDQTWYLAVYFTGPIRSAGGTASALAVLVGDYIRRSMGLDAYKPTDGEIERYVEEAELYESEVTNLQYSPSPDEVRAAAKNIPVEVTGEPTDQVEVSHRDLERVETNHLRGGALLAMVEGVIQKAPKVLKYAKMLNMEGWDWLGDLSKTKKSDKDEEADEGKDEDKVDDKYMRDIIGGRPVLAYPQTRGGFRLRYGRSRNTGLAAMGVHPATMEIVEFLAVGTQMKIERPGKGNCVVPCDSIDGPIVKLRNGDVVKVESVEEARKIRPNVVEIIYLGDMLVAFGEFLRNNHPLLPAGWCEEWWIQLLEQSTSYHDGQEEELNQFLHRGRISAQDAFELSKQYQIPLHPDYTYFYHDVTRKDINALQTWLVNDLDDKNIEDGLIRDMGPEKRILESIGVPHRVSDGKIILSSDDAYALLHTLTKPLDDESDLSTMEALNQVAPVEIMAKAPTYLGGRVGRPEKTKERMMKPAPHALFPIGTSGGSRRNIVESAKKGSITVDIARCKCSNPECGVGSMQAICPVCGARTVPTSSGKKRINVANLLRKAYKNSGVRKLDEIKGVQGMISEQKFPEPLEKGILRAKNGVYTFKDATIRHDSTDLPLTHFIPREIGVSHQKLREIGYTCDIKGEELKNDDQVVELRIQDLVISEACGEYLMRVSHFIDDLLKNFYEMEPFYNVKTKEDLVGHLAVGLAPHTSAGVLGRIIGFTKAAACYAHPYFHSAKRRNCDSDEDSVMLLMDALLNFSKVFLPSSRGGRMDAPLVLSSRIDPEEIDDESHNLDTMETLPLELYQKTLENFKPSDVVDLVDNVKKRLGKDEQYSGLIYSHETSSIHQGPKICLYKILPSMKEKVNGQISLAEKIRAVDQKGVVEGVLNSHFLPDIAGNSRAFARQKVRCTKCNKKYRRIPLTGECTCGGNLILSISKGSVTKYLEISKELASRYPIDPYLVQRIELLESGIHSLFESDRSKQSSLDVFL, from the coding sequence ATGGGATACTTTGAAACATTAGAAGCGGGCACTGCACAGGCCTATGAAGTGGCCAAAAAGGCCAGGAAGAAAGGTCATGATATTGAAACCGAACCAGAGATTCCTCTGGCTAAAAACCTGGCAGAACGTGTGGAGGGGCTGGTGGGCCCACCAGGAGTAGCGGCACGTATTAAAAGCATGGAAGAAAATATGTCCCGTGAAGAGGTCTCATTTCAGGTGGCAAAGGAAATAGTCACATCTGATGAGGTTTTAAAAGCTGATGTGGGGAATAAAGATCAGTATAAATTAAAAGAAGAAGCTGCGGACCAGGCGTTGCGAACTGCTCTGTCTATTATTACGGAAGGAGTAGTGGCTGCACCACTGGAAGGAATAGCTAGAGTGGCCATAAAACGGAACTTTGACCAGACTTGGTACCTGGCAGTGTACTTCACTGGACCAATAAGAAGTGCGGGGGGAACAGCATCGGCTCTGGCGGTTTTAGTTGGAGATTACATACGTCGTAGCATGGGATTAGATGCTTACAAGCCCACTGATGGGGAAATTGAACGTTATGTGGAGGAAGCAGAGCTTTACGAGTCAGAGGTAACCAACCTGCAGTACTCCCCGTCTCCAGATGAAGTCCGTGCCGCAGCCAAGAACATACCGGTGGAGGTAACTGGTGAACCCACTGATCAGGTTGAGGTTTCCCACCGGGACCTGGAGCGTGTGGAAACCAACCATCTTCGAGGAGGTGCCCTCCTGGCTATGGTGGAAGGTGTTATTCAAAAGGCTCCAAAAGTATTGAAGTACGCTAAGATGTTGAATATGGAAGGATGGGACTGGCTGGGAGATCTATCCAAAACCAAAAAATCAGATAAAGATGAGGAAGCTGATGAAGGTAAGGATGAAGATAAAGTAGATGACAAGTACATGCGGGATATTATTGGAGGACGCCCTGTTTTAGCATACCCCCAAACCCGGGGTGGCTTCCGTTTAAGGTACGGCAGATCAAGAAACACAGGACTGGCTGCTATGGGGGTACACCCGGCAACCATGGAGATCGTGGAATTTCTGGCTGTCGGAACCCAGATGAAGATCGAAAGACCGGGTAAGGGTAACTGTGTGGTGCCCTGTGACAGTATTGATGGACCAATTGTGAAACTCAGAAATGGGGATGTGGTAAAGGTAGAATCAGTAGAAGAAGCCCGGAAAATCAGACCAAACGTGGTGGAAATAATTTACCTGGGGGATATGCTGGTGGCTTTTGGAGAGTTCCTCAGAAATAACCATCCCCTTCTCCCTGCTGGCTGGTGTGAAGAATGGTGGATACAGCTTTTAGAACAATCAACCAGTTACCATGATGGACAGGAAGAAGAGTTGAATCAGTTCCTCCATAGGGGTAGAATAAGTGCCCAAGACGCATTTGAACTATCAAAACAATACCAGATCCCACTGCACCCTGACTACACTTACTTCTACCATGATGTGACCAGGAAGGATATCAACGCTCTCCAAACCTGGTTAGTCAATGATCTGGATGATAAAAACATTGAAGATGGTTTAATAAGAGATATGGGTCCTGAAAAAAGGATACTGGAATCCATAGGAGTTCCACATCGCGTTAGTGATGGTAAAATTATTTTAAGCTCTGATGATGCCTATGCCCTTCTTCACACCTTAACCAAACCACTGGATGATGAAAGTGATCTATCAACGATGGAAGCCTTAAACCAGGTTGCACCGGTAGAAATAATGGCCAAAGCACCCACGTATCTAGGTGGGCGGGTAGGAAGGCCTGAAAAAACCAAGGAAAGAATGATGAAACCCGCACCCCACGCCCTGTTCCCCATTGGAACCAGTGGTGGGAGCCGGAGAAACATAGTGGAATCAGCTAAAAAAGGAAGCATCACAGTTGACATAGCCCGATGCAAGTGCTCCAACCCGGAGTGCGGGGTTGGTTCCATGCAGGCTATTTGTCCGGTCTGCGGGGCCCGTACTGTCCCCACCAGCTCAGGTAAAAAGAGAATCAACGTTGCAAACCTCCTCAGAAAGGCCTATAAAAATTCAGGTGTGCGGAAACTGGATGAGATAAAGGGAGTACAGGGAATGATATCCGAACAAAAATTCCCAGAACCTCTGGAAAAGGGAATACTCCGGGCAAAAAATGGCGTATACACCTTCAAAGATGCTACCATCCGCCACGACTCCACAGACCTGCCACTTACTCACTTCATACCTCGAGAAATAGGTGTAAGTCATCAGAAACTTCGTGAAATAGGTTACACCTGTGACATCAAAGGAGAGGAGCTTAAAAATGATGATCAGGTGGTTGAACTCCGCATACAGGACTTGGTAATATCCGAGGCCTGTGGAGAATACCTGATGCGGGTTTCACACTTCATTGATGATCTTCTGAAAAATTTCTACGAGATGGAACCATTCTATAATGTTAAAACCAAGGAAGACTTGGTGGGGCACCTGGCAGTGGGCCTGGCGCCGCACACCTCAGCTGGTGTTCTTGGACGGATCATAGGATTCACCAAAGCCGCCGCATGCTACGCCCACCCTTACTTCCACTCTGCCAAACGTCGTAACTGTGACAGTGATGAAGACTCAGTGATGTTACTGATGGATGCCTTACTGAACTTTTCCAAGGTTTTCCTTCCCAGTAGTCGTGGAGGACGAATGGATGCTCCTCTGGTTCTTTCATCCCGTATTGACCCTGAAGAGATCGATGATGAATCTCATAACTTGGATACCATGGAAACGTTGCCCCTGGAACTCTACCAGAAAACATTGGAGAATTTTAAACCCTCCGATGTTGTGGATCTGGTGGATAATGTCAAGAAGAGGTTGGGCAAGGATGAACAGTATAGTGGATTGATTTATTCTCATGAAACTTCCAGCATCCACCAGGGGCCTAAAATATGCCTCTATAAAATATTGCCTTCCATGAAGGAGAAGGTGAATGGCCAGATCAGTCTGGCAGAGAAGATACGTGCTGTGGATCAAAAGGGAGTGGTGGAAGGAGTCTTAAACTCTCATTTTCTACCAGACATTGCAGGTAATTCAAGAGCTTTTGCCAGGCAAAAGGTGCGCTGCACCAAGTGCAACAAGAAATACAGGCGTATACCCCTAACCGGGGAATGTACCTGTGGTGGGAATCTCATATTGAGCATATCCAAAGGGTCGGTTACAAAATACCTTGAAATATCTAAGGAACTGGCGAGTCGTTACCCCATAGATCCTTATCTGGTGCAGAGGATTGAACTTTTAGAGTCAGGTATACATTCCCTCTTTGAAAGTGATAGGTCCAAGCAGAGTTCACTGGATGTATTCCTGTAG
- a CDS encoding preprotein translocase subunit Sec61beta — MAKKEKKYLPPSGAGLVRYFEDETKGPKLSPEQVIIMTVILAVFCIALRFSYS; from the coding sequence TTGGCAAAGAAAGAAAAGAAATATCTCCCACCAAGTGGGGCGGGTCTGGTAAGATACTTTGAAGATGAAACCAAAGGCCCCAAACTCAGTCCAGAACAGGTTATAATCATGACGGTTATTCTGGCTGTTTTCTGCATAGCTCTCAGGTTTTCTTACTCCTGA
- the purB gene encoding adenylosuccinate lyase, with translation MAIHPIEFRYGTPEMKSVWEAENKLQKMLEVEAALAEAEAQMGLVPEEAAREIRSKASTQYVTSERVAEIEKETNHDIASIVKALAEVCDNDAGEYVHFGATSNDIIDSSQSLLLRDSIDIIQEKVARLAKIILKLADENKKTVCIGRTHGQHALPTTYGMKFALWADELHRQYERLEACKGRLCVGMMTGAVGTTAALGEDGLNVHLKVSEILGLPAVKISNQVVQRDNHAEYILDLSNLASTLDKIALEIRNLQRTEIKELGESFDPEKQVGSSTMPHKMNPITAERICGVSRVIKAYPAPALQNNALWHERDLTNSSSERIMLPEASILTDYILNLTIRLMEKLVFYPENIERNLNLTGGLIMGERFMAELTRKGMGRQSAYALVRKCALEANKLGISLKDVVLQQEAITDYLSTEEVEGIMDPHTYLGSSVQIVEMVLEESKDWF, from the coding sequence ATGGCTATTCACCCTATAGAATTTCGTTATGGAACCCCAGAAATGAAAAGTGTCTGGGAGGCAGAGAATAAACTTCAAAAAATGCTGGAAGTGGAAGCAGCTCTGGCAGAAGCTGAGGCCCAGATGGGCCTGGTTCCTGAAGAGGCTGCACGGGAAATAAGAAGTAAGGCCAGTACCCAGTATGTTACCAGTGAAAGAGTGGCAGAAATAGAAAAAGAAACCAATCACGATATTGCATCCATTGTTAAAGCCCTGGCTGAGGTCTGCGATAATGATGCAGGGGAATACGTGCATTTCGGTGCAACCTCCAATGACATCATCGACAGCTCACAATCACTCCTACTGCGTGACTCCATTGACATCATACAGGAGAAAGTGGCCCGCCTGGCGAAAATCATCCTGAAACTGGCTGATGAAAATAAAAAAACAGTTTGTATAGGAAGAACCCATGGACAACACGCCCTACCAACCACTTATGGGATGAAATTTGCCCTTTGGGCGGATGAACTTCACCGGCAGTATGAACGGCTGGAAGCTTGCAAAGGAAGACTCTGTGTTGGAATGATGACTGGAGCAGTCGGTACTACAGCCGCACTGGGTGAAGATGGACTCAATGTCCACCTCAAGGTCTCTGAAATACTGGGACTTCCCGCAGTCAAGATATCCAACCAGGTGGTGCAGAGGGATAACCACGCTGAGTACATTCTGGATCTGTCAAATCTAGCCAGTACCCTTGATAAAATTGCCCTGGAAATTCGTAACCTGCAGCGTACAGAAATCAAAGAATTAGGGGAAAGTTTCGACCCTGAAAAACAGGTGGGATCCAGTACCATGCCCCACAAAATGAACCCTATCACTGCGGAGAGAATCTGTGGGGTTTCCAGAGTTATTAAAGCATACCCTGCCCCTGCTCTTCAGAATAATGCCCTTTGGCATGAAAGAGACCTCACCAACTCCTCATCCGAACGGATCATGCTCCCAGAGGCATCAATTCTCACTGATTACATACTGAACTTGACCATTCGCTTAATGGAAAAACTGGTTTTCTACCCTGAAAACATTGAAAGGAACCTTAACCTTACTGGTGGCCTGATTATGGGCGAGAGATTCATGGCCGAACTCACCCGGAAAGGTATGGGAAGACAAAGTGCCTATGCTCTGGTCAGGAAATGCGCACTGGAAGCTAACAAACTGGGAATCAGTTTAAAAGATGTGGTCCTTCAACAGGAAGCAATAACTGATTACTTGAGCACAGAAGAAGTGGAAGGTATTATGGACCCCCACACCTACCTGGGATCTTCAGTGCAGATTGTGGAAATGGTTTTGGAAGAGTCTAAAGACTGGTTCTAA